A single window of Nicotiana sylvestris chromosome 3, ASM39365v2, whole genome shotgun sequence DNA harbors:
- the LOC104241913 gene encoding uncharacterized protein isoform X1: MNEKMEEVGPTEEVVQALLECMVEPLLGRNSFKSKEVPTLDQQRSMAKQVEAVVLLYNYYYRKQHQDHKIEFLNFTSFCQLAVVLKPSLITYMELMRRPDYTDVDDLESQISLTERAIMRACDISSALDAAQADPLSGTWPTSKVVVFLVDSRRENCLLMRSSMTYAVWSIIEKHLDVSSGSLFNSKCINKKKRSTNIPSTSSQYADGARLEELALSAAAEATGINRNDLVVLESHLVYSLDKEKATARLYLVQFTKSVHEDFMVPIGDVIESSLQGPLIKKILSGWVVSPAVEYFHLLPYRDILSNWYSRELLPNGLQDLTVELVAGHAYDVHIRGSSSEKEVNEENVVRLMIKSCNTDCDDEKIIEAKRRGMQGLSAVSSSQLDSQHSEDVVTTLASKESAISRSALTVLFWKREKLSSQLRTLEDEIALCDKTIRTVLNGGENDLPLKIEALVDGSNDACVKGEGVEYNTNQLVEDQSIHSKGKRLSEAILTLQNQCQQLDQLCCRSNWALPTYRVFPFEGGFQAKVIVKGADFEFTSESNIHESPREARESAAARIIAEVARVPGQNQ, translated from the exons ATGAATGAAAAAATGGAGGAGGTGGGTCCAACGGAGGAAGTGGTTCAGGCATTGCTGGAATGCATGGTGGAACCATTATTAGGGCGCAATTCTTTCAAATCAAAGGAAGTTCCAACACTTGATCAACAACGTTCCATGGCAAAACAG GTGGAAGCTGTTGTGTTGCTCTACAATTACTACTATAGGAAGCAACATCAAGATCATAAAATAGAGTTTCTTAATTTTACATCGTTTTGCCAATTGGCTGTAGTTTTGAAACCAAGTTTGATCACATATATGGAATTAATGCGTCGACCAGATTACACAGACGTGGACGATTTGGAAAGCCAAATCTCACTCACTGAGAGGGCCATTATGAGGGCATGTGATATATCTTCGGCGCTAGATGCTGCACAAGCTGATCCACTATCAGGGACATGGCCTACTTCCAAAGTTGTTGTATTCTTAGTTGACTCAAGGAGGGAGAATTGCTTGCTCATGCGTAGTTCTATGACCTATGCTGTTTGGTCCATTATTGAAAAACATCTTGACGTCTCCTCAGGTTCTCTTTTTAATTCAAAGTgtataaacaaaaagaaaaggtcTACTAATATACCTTCAACCAGTTCTCAGTATGCTGATGGAGCAAGGCTCGAAGAGCTTGCGCTTTCTGCTGCCGCAGAAGCAACAG GCATCAATAGAAATGATCTGGTTGTCCTGGAGAGCCACCTTGTATATTCCTTAGATAAAGAAAAAGCAACAGCTCGATTATATCTTGTACAATTCACTAAGTCTGTCCATGAAGATTTTATGGTTCCTATTGGAGACGTCATTGAAAG TAGCTTGCAGGGTCCTCTAATCAAGAAAATCCTAAGTGGATGGGTGGTTTCTCCAGCTGTTGAGTATTTTCACTTGCTGCCCTACAGAGATATTTTGTCGAATTGGTATTCTAG GGAGCTGTTACCAAATGGCCTGCAAGATCTAACTGTAGAACTGGTAGCTGGTCATGCATATGATGTACATATTAGAGGTAGCTCCAGTGAGAAAGAAGTAAACGAG GAGAACGTGGTTCGACTCATGATTAAGTCGTGCAATACTGATTGTGATGATGAAAAGATTATTGAAGCGAAAAGAAGAGGCATGCAGGGACTCTCTGCAGTAAGCTCGTCTCAGTTGGATTCTCAACATTCTGAGGATGTAGTAACCACTTTGGCTTCAAAGGAATCTGCAATATCACGATCTGCCTTGACTGTTCTTTTCTGGAAAAGAGAGAAACTG AGTTCTCAGCTACGCACTTTGGAAGATGAGATTGCATTGTGTGATAAAACTATTCGGACAGTATTAAATG GGGGTGAAAATGATTTACCATTGAAGATTGAAGCTCTCGTAGATGGCTCTAATGACGCATGTGTGAAAGGTGAAGGAGTTGAGTACAATACCAATCAACTGGTAGAAGACCAATCTATTCATAGCAAGGGAAAAAGATTGTCCGAGGCCATTCTTACTTTGCAAAACCAATGTCAG CAATTGGATCAACTGTGCTGCAGGAGTAACTGGGCATTGCCAACATATCGAGTCTTTCCATTTGAGG GTGGATTTCAAGCCAAAGTCATTGTGAAAGGTGCCGATTTCGAATTTACCAGTGAAAGCAACATACATGAGAGTCCGCGTGAAGCAAGGGAGTCTGCTGCTGCGCGCATCATTGCAGAAGTAGCTCGCGTGCCAGGTCAGAATCAATAG
- the LOC104241913 gene encoding uncharacterized protein isoform X4, with translation MELMRRPDYTDVDDLESQISLTERAIMRACDISSALDAAQADPLSGTWPTSKVVVFLVDSRRENCLLMRSSMTYAVWSIIEKHLDVSSGSLFNSKCINKKKRSTNIPSTSSQYADGARLEELALSAAAEATGINRNDLVVLESHLVYSLDKEKATARLYLVQFTKSVHEDFMVPIGDVIESSLQGPLIKKILSGWVVSPAVEYFHLLPYRDILSNWYSRELLPNGLQDLTVELVAGHAYDVHIRGSSSEKEVNEENVVRLMIKSCNTDCDDEKIIEAKRRGMQGLSAVSSSQLDSQHSEDVVTTLASKESAISRSALTVLFWKREKLSSQLRTLEDEIALCDKTIRTVLNGGENDLPLKIEALVDGSNDACVKGEGVEYNTNQLVEDQSIHSKGKRLSEAILTLQNQCQQLDQLCCRSNWALPTYRVFPFEGGFQAKVIVKGADFEFTSESNIHESPREARESAAARIIAEVARVPGQNQ, from the exons ATGGAATTAATGCGTCGACCAGATTACACAGACGTGGACGATTTGGAAAGCCAAATCTCACTCACTGAGAGGGCCATTATGAGGGCATGTGATATATCTTCGGCGCTAGATGCTGCACAAGCTGATCCACTATCAGGGACATGGCCTACTTCCAAAGTTGTTGTATTCTTAGTTGACTCAAGGAGGGAGAATTGCTTGCTCATGCGTAGTTCTATGACCTATGCTGTTTGGTCCATTATTGAAAAACATCTTGACGTCTCCTCAGGTTCTCTTTTTAATTCAAAGTgtataaacaaaaagaaaaggtcTACTAATATACCTTCAACCAGTTCTCAGTATGCTGATGGAGCAAGGCTCGAAGAGCTTGCGCTTTCTGCTGCCGCAGAAGCAACAG GCATCAATAGAAATGATCTGGTTGTCCTGGAGAGCCACCTTGTATATTCCTTAGATAAAGAAAAAGCAACAGCTCGATTATATCTTGTACAATTCACTAAGTCTGTCCATGAAGATTTTATGGTTCCTATTGGAGACGTCATTGAAAG TAGCTTGCAGGGTCCTCTAATCAAGAAAATCCTAAGTGGATGGGTGGTTTCTCCAGCTGTTGAGTATTTTCACTTGCTGCCCTACAGAGATATTTTGTCGAATTGGTATTCTAG GGAGCTGTTACCAAATGGCCTGCAAGATCTAACTGTAGAACTGGTAGCTGGTCATGCATATGATGTACATATTAGAGGTAGCTCCAGTGAGAAAGAAGTAAACGAG GAGAACGTGGTTCGACTCATGATTAAGTCGTGCAATACTGATTGTGATGATGAAAAGATTATTGAAGCGAAAAGAAGAGGCATGCAGGGACTCTCTGCAGTAAGCTCGTCTCAGTTGGATTCTCAACATTCTGAGGATGTAGTAACCACTTTGGCTTCAAAGGAATCTGCAATATCACGATCTGCCTTGACTGTTCTTTTCTGGAAAAGAGAGAAACTG AGTTCTCAGCTACGCACTTTGGAAGATGAGATTGCATTGTGTGATAAAACTATTCGGACAGTATTAAATG GGGGTGAAAATGATTTACCATTGAAGATTGAAGCTCTCGTAGATGGCTCTAATGACGCATGTGTGAAAGGTGAAGGAGTTGAGTACAATACCAATCAACTGGTAGAAGACCAATCTATTCATAGCAAGGGAAAAAGATTGTCCGAGGCCATTCTTACTTTGCAAAACCAATGTCAG CAATTGGATCAACTGTGCTGCAGGAGTAACTGGGCATTGCCAACATATCGAGTCTTTCCATTTGAGG GTGGATTTCAAGCCAAAGTCATTGTGAAAGGTGCCGATTTCGAATTTACCAGTGAAAGCAACATACATGAGAGTCCGCGTGAAGCAAGGGAGTCTGCTGCTGCGCGCATCATTGCAGAAGTAGCTCGCGTGCCAGGTCAGAATCAATAG
- the LOC104241913 gene encoding uncharacterized protein isoform X2, with the protein MNEKMEEVGPTEEVVQALLECMVEPLLGRNSFKSKEVPTLDQQRSMAKQVEAVVLLYNYYYRKQHQDHKIEFLNFTSFCQLAVVLKPSLITYMELMRRPDYTDVDDLESQISLTERAIMRACDISSALDAAQADPLSGTWPTSKVVVFLVDSRRENCLLMRSSMTYAVWSIIEKHLDVSSGSLFNSKCINKKKRSTNIPSTSSQYADGARLEELALSAAAEATGINRNDLVVLESHLVYSLDKEKATARLYLVQFTKSVHEDFMVPIGDVIESLQGPLIKKILSGWVVSPAVEYFHLLPYRDILSNWYSRELLPNGLQDLTVELVAGHAYDVHIRGSSSEKEVNEENVVRLMIKSCNTDCDDEKIIEAKRRGMQGLSAVSSSQLDSQHSEDVVTTLASKESAISRSALTVLFWKREKLSSQLRTLEDEIALCDKTIRTVLNGGENDLPLKIEALVDGSNDACVKGEGVEYNTNQLVEDQSIHSKGKRLSEAILTLQNQCQQLDQLCCRSNWALPTYRVFPFEGGFQAKVIVKGADFEFTSESNIHESPREARESAAARIIAEVARVPGQNQ; encoded by the exons ATGAATGAAAAAATGGAGGAGGTGGGTCCAACGGAGGAAGTGGTTCAGGCATTGCTGGAATGCATGGTGGAACCATTATTAGGGCGCAATTCTTTCAAATCAAAGGAAGTTCCAACACTTGATCAACAACGTTCCATGGCAAAACAG GTGGAAGCTGTTGTGTTGCTCTACAATTACTACTATAGGAAGCAACATCAAGATCATAAAATAGAGTTTCTTAATTTTACATCGTTTTGCCAATTGGCTGTAGTTTTGAAACCAAGTTTGATCACATATATGGAATTAATGCGTCGACCAGATTACACAGACGTGGACGATTTGGAAAGCCAAATCTCACTCACTGAGAGGGCCATTATGAGGGCATGTGATATATCTTCGGCGCTAGATGCTGCACAAGCTGATCCACTATCAGGGACATGGCCTACTTCCAAAGTTGTTGTATTCTTAGTTGACTCAAGGAGGGAGAATTGCTTGCTCATGCGTAGTTCTATGACCTATGCTGTTTGGTCCATTATTGAAAAACATCTTGACGTCTCCTCAGGTTCTCTTTTTAATTCAAAGTgtataaacaaaaagaaaaggtcTACTAATATACCTTCAACCAGTTCTCAGTATGCTGATGGAGCAAGGCTCGAAGAGCTTGCGCTTTCTGCTGCCGCAGAAGCAACAG GCATCAATAGAAATGATCTGGTTGTCCTGGAGAGCCACCTTGTATATTCCTTAGATAAAGAAAAAGCAACAGCTCGATTATATCTTGTACAATTCACTAAGTCTGTCCATGAAGATTTTATGGTTCCTATTGGAGACGTCATTGAAAG CTTGCAGGGTCCTCTAATCAAGAAAATCCTAAGTGGATGGGTGGTTTCTCCAGCTGTTGAGTATTTTCACTTGCTGCCCTACAGAGATATTTTGTCGAATTGGTATTCTAG GGAGCTGTTACCAAATGGCCTGCAAGATCTAACTGTAGAACTGGTAGCTGGTCATGCATATGATGTACATATTAGAGGTAGCTCCAGTGAGAAAGAAGTAAACGAG GAGAACGTGGTTCGACTCATGATTAAGTCGTGCAATACTGATTGTGATGATGAAAAGATTATTGAAGCGAAAAGAAGAGGCATGCAGGGACTCTCTGCAGTAAGCTCGTCTCAGTTGGATTCTCAACATTCTGAGGATGTAGTAACCACTTTGGCTTCAAAGGAATCTGCAATATCACGATCTGCCTTGACTGTTCTTTTCTGGAAAAGAGAGAAACTG AGTTCTCAGCTACGCACTTTGGAAGATGAGATTGCATTGTGTGATAAAACTATTCGGACAGTATTAAATG GGGGTGAAAATGATTTACCATTGAAGATTGAAGCTCTCGTAGATGGCTCTAATGACGCATGTGTGAAAGGTGAAGGAGTTGAGTACAATACCAATCAACTGGTAGAAGACCAATCTATTCATAGCAAGGGAAAAAGATTGTCCGAGGCCATTCTTACTTTGCAAAACCAATGTCAG CAATTGGATCAACTGTGCTGCAGGAGTAACTGGGCATTGCCAACATATCGAGTCTTTCCATTTGAGG GTGGATTTCAAGCCAAAGTCATTGTGAAAGGTGCCGATTTCGAATTTACCAGTGAAAGCAACATACATGAGAGTCCGCGTGAAGCAAGGGAGTCTGCTGCTGCGCGCATCATTGCAGAAGTAGCTCGCGTGCCAGGTCAGAATCAATAG
- the LOC104241913 gene encoding uncharacterized protein isoform X3 — protein MNEKMEEVGPTEEVVQALLECMVEPLLGRNSFKSKEVPTLDQQRSMAKQVEAVVLLYNYYYRKQHQDHKIEFLNFTSFCQLAVVLKPSLITYMELMRRPDYTDVDDLESQISLTERAIMRACDISSALDAAQADPLSGTWPTSKVVVFLVDSRRENCLLMRSSMTYAVWSIIEKHLDVSSGSLFNSKCINKKKRSTNIPSTSSQYADGARLEELALSAAAEATGINRNDLVVLESHLVYSLDKEKATARLYLVQFTKSVHEDFMVPIGDVIESSLQGPLIKKILSGWVVSPAVEYFHLLPYRDILSNWYSRELLPNGLQDLTVELVAGHAYDVHIRGSSSEKEVNEENVVRLMIKSCNTDCDDEKIIEAKRRGMQGLSAVSSSQLDSQHSEDVVTTLASKESAISRSALTVLFWKREKLSSQLRTLEDEIALCDKTIRTVLNGGENDLPLKIEALVDGSNDACVKGEGVEYNTNQLVEDQSIHSKGKRLSEAILTLQNQCQVDFKPKSL, from the exons ATGAATGAAAAAATGGAGGAGGTGGGTCCAACGGAGGAAGTGGTTCAGGCATTGCTGGAATGCATGGTGGAACCATTATTAGGGCGCAATTCTTTCAAATCAAAGGAAGTTCCAACACTTGATCAACAACGTTCCATGGCAAAACAG GTGGAAGCTGTTGTGTTGCTCTACAATTACTACTATAGGAAGCAACATCAAGATCATAAAATAGAGTTTCTTAATTTTACATCGTTTTGCCAATTGGCTGTAGTTTTGAAACCAAGTTTGATCACATATATGGAATTAATGCGTCGACCAGATTACACAGACGTGGACGATTTGGAAAGCCAAATCTCACTCACTGAGAGGGCCATTATGAGGGCATGTGATATATCTTCGGCGCTAGATGCTGCACAAGCTGATCCACTATCAGGGACATGGCCTACTTCCAAAGTTGTTGTATTCTTAGTTGACTCAAGGAGGGAGAATTGCTTGCTCATGCGTAGTTCTATGACCTATGCTGTTTGGTCCATTATTGAAAAACATCTTGACGTCTCCTCAGGTTCTCTTTTTAATTCAAAGTgtataaacaaaaagaaaaggtcTACTAATATACCTTCAACCAGTTCTCAGTATGCTGATGGAGCAAGGCTCGAAGAGCTTGCGCTTTCTGCTGCCGCAGAAGCAACAG GCATCAATAGAAATGATCTGGTTGTCCTGGAGAGCCACCTTGTATATTCCTTAGATAAAGAAAAAGCAACAGCTCGATTATATCTTGTACAATTCACTAAGTCTGTCCATGAAGATTTTATGGTTCCTATTGGAGACGTCATTGAAAG TAGCTTGCAGGGTCCTCTAATCAAGAAAATCCTAAGTGGATGGGTGGTTTCTCCAGCTGTTGAGTATTTTCACTTGCTGCCCTACAGAGATATTTTGTCGAATTGGTATTCTAG GGAGCTGTTACCAAATGGCCTGCAAGATCTAACTGTAGAACTGGTAGCTGGTCATGCATATGATGTACATATTAGAGGTAGCTCCAGTGAGAAAGAAGTAAACGAG GAGAACGTGGTTCGACTCATGATTAAGTCGTGCAATACTGATTGTGATGATGAAAAGATTATTGAAGCGAAAAGAAGAGGCATGCAGGGACTCTCTGCAGTAAGCTCGTCTCAGTTGGATTCTCAACATTCTGAGGATGTAGTAACCACTTTGGCTTCAAAGGAATCTGCAATATCACGATCTGCCTTGACTGTTCTTTTCTGGAAAAGAGAGAAACTG AGTTCTCAGCTACGCACTTTGGAAGATGAGATTGCATTGTGTGATAAAACTATTCGGACAGTATTAAATG GGGGTGAAAATGATTTACCATTGAAGATTGAAGCTCTCGTAGATGGCTCTAATGACGCATGTGTGAAAGGTGAAGGAGTTGAGTACAATACCAATCAACTGGTAGAAGACCAATCTATTCATAGCAAGGGAAAAAGATTGTCCGAGGCCATTCTTACTTTGCAAAACCAATGTCAG GTGGATTTCAAGCCAAAGTCATTGTGA
- the LOC104241912 gene encoding telomere repeat-binding factor 4-like translates to MGNHKVKWTSEEEGALKAGVAKHGTGRWKNILRDPEFARFLTNRSNIDLKDKWRNMGFSTAAQGSKDKSRFSRARPKTISALALSTVQTPLAITSAPENDAIDGSLESPQGSKNAPKYNDMIFEALSSLKCSNGCDLGVIVGFIEQRHEVPQNFRRLLSSKLRRLVLKGKLERVQNCYKIKDATLETEITTPKQKDVLPRPVPNSAVKVSCETMEEAVRIAAYKIADAEEKSFLAAEAVDNAERLSKMAEDAESMLQLFKEIYEQCSRGQIVLLA, encoded by the exons ATGGGGAACCACAAAGTGAAGTGGACGTCGGAGGAAGAAGGAGCCCTAAAAGCCGGTGTGGCAAAGCACGGAACCGGAAGGTGGAAGAACATCCTCAGGGATCCTGAATTCGCGCGCTTTTTGACTAATCGCTCCAACATCGATCTCAAG GATAAATGGCGAAATATGGGTTTTAGCACTGCTGCGCAAGGCTCTAAAGATAAATCCAGATTTTCTCGTGCAAGACCAAAGACAATAAGTGCACTTGCACTTTCTACTGTTCAAACTCCTTTGGCTATTACTTCAGCACCCGAGAATGACGCCATCGATGGTTCTCTCGAAAGCCCACAAGGAAGCAAGAATGCTCCGAA GTATAATGATATGATTTTTGAAGCATTATCATCCTTGAAGTGTTCAAATGGATGTGATCTTGGTGTCATTGTGGGATTTATTGAG CAACGACATGAAGTACCACAAAATTTTAGAAGGTTATTAAGTTCCAAGCTGCGAAgacttgttttaaaaggaaaactCGAAAGG GTCCAGAATTGCTATAAAATTAAGGATGCAACATTAGAAACCGAAATAACTACTCCAAAACAAAAAGATGTCTTGCCAAGGCCAGTCCCAAATTCAGCTGTAAAAGTGTCCTGTGAAACAATGGAAGAAGCTGTTAGGATTGCTGCTTACAAGATTGCTGATGCAGAAGAGAAGTCTTTTTTGGCGGCTGAAGCAGTTGATAATGCAGAAAGGTTGTCAAAAATGGCTGAGGATGCTGAGTCAATGTTACAACTCTTCAAAGAGATCTATGAACAAT GTTCACGAGGTCAAATTGTTCTCTTGGCTTGA
- the LOC104241911 gene encoding glycylpeptide N-tetradecanoyltransferase 1-like translates to MADDIKATEDHNSSSDNTLAPANGNEVSIDSLARQVQESLSLAKRHKFWETQPVGQFKDLGDASLPEGPIEPPTPLSEVKQEPYNLPSPYEWTTCDMDSEEMCNEVYVLLTNNYVEDDENMFRFNYSKEFLRWALRPPGFYRSWHIGVRVKTSKKLVAFITGVPARIRARDTVVTMAEINFLCVHKKLRSKRLAPVMIKEVTRRVHMENIWQAAYTAGVVLPTPISTCQYWHRSLNPKKLIDVGFSRLGARMTMSRTIKLYKLPDQTVTPGFRKMEPHDVPAVTRLLRNYLKQFVVAPDFDENDVEHWLLPKEGVIDSYLVESPETHEITDFCSFYTLPSSILGNQNHSTLKAAYSYYNVSTKTPLIQLMNDALIVAKQKDFDVFNALDVMQNESFLKQLKFGPGDGKLHYYLYNYRLKHVLRASELGLVLL, encoded by the coding sequence ATGGCTGACGACATTAAGGCAACTGAGGACCATAACTCCAGTTCTGATAATACTTTAGCTCCAGCGAATGGCAATGAGGTATCCATTGATTCCTTGGCTCGACAGGTCCAAGAATCTCTCTCCCTCGCAAAGAGACATAAGTTTTGGGAGACTCAACCTGTGGGTCAGTTTAAGGATCTTGGGGATGCAAGCTTGCCTGAAGGACCTATTGAACCTCCAACTCCCTTATCAGAAGTTAAGCAGGAGCCATACAACCTTCCAAGTCCATATGAGTGGACCACCTGTGATATGGACTCGGAGGAAATGTGCAATGAGGTCTATGTTCTCCTAACGAACAACTACGTTGAGGATGATGAGAACATGTTTAGGTTCAATTACTCGAAAGAATTTCTTCGATGGGCACTTCGCCCTCCAGGTTTCTACAGGAGCTGGCACATTGGAGTCAGAGTGAAAACCTCAAAAAAGTTGGTTGCTTTTATTACAGGGGTACCTGCAAGAATACGTGCTCGAGATACTGTTGTGACCATGGCAGAAATCAATTTTCTGTGTGTTCATAAGAAGCTTAGATCAAAAAGACTTGCTCCTGTCATGATAAAGGAGGTCACAAGGAGGGTTCATATGGAGAATATTTGGCAAGCTGCTTATACAGCTGGGGTGGTACTTCCAACACCTATATCAACCTGTCAATATTGGCATAGATCTTTGAATCCAAAGAAGCTAATTGACGTCGGGTTTTCCAGGCTTGGTGCAAGGATGACAATGAGCCGTACAATAAAGCTGTACAAGTTGCCTGATCAGACTGTCACACCCGGGTTCAGAAAGATGGAGCCCCATGATGTTCCTGCAGTTACTCGATTGCTTAGGAATTACTTGAAGCAGTTTGTGGTTGCACCTGACTTTGATGAAAATGATGTGGAACACTGGCTTCTGCCAAAGGAGGGTGTGATTGACAGTTATCTGGTCGAAAGCCCCGAGACTCATGAAATCACCGACTTCTGCAGTTTTTACACTCTTCCTTCGTCAATTCTTGGTAACCAGAATCATTCCACTCTAAAGGCTGCTTACTCGTATTACAATGTCTCTACAAAGACTCCGTTGATTCAGTTGATGAATGATGCCCTTATTGTGGCAAAGCAGAAGGATTTTGATGTTTTCAACGCCCTAGATGTTATGCAGAACGAAAGTTTTTTGAAGCAACTGAAGTTTGGCCCTGGTGATGGGAAACTCCACTATTATCTCTACAACTATCGACTAAAGCATGTTTTGAGAGCGTCAGAGCTTGGGCTTGTACTCTTGTAA